A single region of the Fragaria vesca subsp. vesca unplaced genomic scaffold, FraVesHawaii_1.0 scf0512954, whole genome shotgun sequence genome encodes:
- the LOC101311343 gene encoding allene oxide cyclase 4, chloroplastic-like, whose translation MASSSSALRTIPSSSMKLANPKSLTHSPTNSLLPFKLRNPPPSSSLKLNSIFSLPQRSFTCKSQSSPSSETERSTKVQELNVYEINERDRGSPAFLKLSQKPVNSLGDLVPFSNKLYTGDLQKRIGITAGICVLIENKPEKKGDRYEAIYSFYFGDYGHIAVQGSYLTYEDTYLAVTGGSGVFEGAYGQVKLQQLIFPFKLFYTFYLKGIKEDLPNELLGKPVEPHPGVEPSPAAKACEPHATIANFTN comes from the exons ATGGCTTCCTCTAGCTCTGCTCTCAGAACTATCCCTTCCTCTTCCATGAAACTAGCCAACCCAAAATCACTCACTCACTCCCCAACAAACTCACTCCTACCCTTCAAGCTCCGAAacccaccaccatcatcatctctGAAACTGAACTCAATCTTTTCACTGCCCCAAAGATCATTCACTTGCAAAAGCCAGAGCAGCCCCTCATCGGAGACTGAACGATCCA CCAAAGTTCAGGAACTTAATGTGTATGAGATCAATGAGAGGGATCGTGGGAGCCCTGCTTTTCTGAAATTGAGTCAAAAACCTGTCAACTCCCTCGGCGATCTCGTCCCCTTCAGTAACAAA TTGTACACTGGGGACCTGCAAAAGCGAATTGGAATAACTGCTGGAATATGTGTTCTGATTGAAaacaaaccagaaaagaaaggtgATCGCTATGAGGCGATCTACAGCTTCTACTTTGGGGACTATGGGCACATTGCGGTTCAGGGGTCCTATCTAACCTACGAGGACACTTATCTTGCTGTTACTGGGGGGTCTGGAGTCTTCGAGGGTGCTTACGGCCAGGTGAAGCTGCAGCAGCTTATTTTCCCCTTCAAGCTCTTCTACACATTTTACCTTAAGGGCATTAAGGAGGACCTTCCCAATGAGCTTCTTGGAAAGCCAGTGGAGCCCCACCCCGGTGTTGAGCCTAGCCCAGCTGCCAAGGCCTGTGAACCTCATGCCA